In a single window of the Thunnus thynnus chromosome 9, fThuThy2.1, whole genome shotgun sequence genome:
- the LOC137188822 gene encoding protocadherin beta-16-like — protein MMADNGYSATGLLYSFAVFLQLIHIGNGDVSYSFPEEMKPGSVIGNIAKDLGLNVEKLSARKARIDSEPNRKRYCDINLNTGDLIVAERIDREALCGEKASCILKFDLILEAPLELHRISLQIHDINDNPPVFTKDEIKIEINEFALKGSRFRVLEAHDVDIGQNTVQSYALQANNYLVLKIQSKSDGGKFAELVLDKELDREEEQELRLLLTALDGGSPQRTGTATVHVTVLDANDNAPVFSQTVYEAILPENSPLDTVVVTVAATDADEGLNGEVTYELSRISESGRRVFALNHTSGEIKIIGPLDFEEESMYEMRVDAKDGYGLTSESKVIIQISDVNDNPPEINLKSLNNPIPENVSRGTEVGIINVQDRDSENNRQVRCSIQQNAPFKLVPSIKNYYSLVTTGQLDRELVSDYNITITATDEGSPPLSSSKTVQLSVADINDNPPVFEEQSYSAYVTENNKPGSTLCSVTARDPDWRQNGTVIYSLLPGEVNGAPVSSYVSVNGDTGVIHAVRSFDYEQFRSFKVHVMARDNGSPPLSSNVTVSVFISDVNDNSPQILYPAPEGNSFMTELVPKAAHGGSLVSKVIAVDADSGQNAWLSYHIVKSTDPGLFSIGLHSGEIRTQRDISESDSMKQNLIVSVKDNGQPSLSATCSMYLLISDNLAEVPELKDISYDEKNSKLTSYLIIALVSVSTFFLTFIIIILGVRFCRRRKPRLLFDGAVAIPSAYLPPNYADVDGTGTLRSTYNYDAYLTTGSRTSDFKFVTSYNDNTLPADQTLRKNPTDFAEVFGLPDESPEVGHFIFCI, from the coding sequence ATGATGGCAGACAATGGATATTCAGCGACGGGCCTGCTTTACAGCTTTGCTGTCTTTCTTCAGTTGATTCACATCGGTAATGGAGACGTGAGCTATTCTTTTCCCGAGGAAATGAAACCCGGATCTGTTATAGGAAATATAGCAAAGGACCTTGGGCTGAACGTGGAGAAGTTATCTGCTCGGAAGGCCCGCATTGACAGCGAACCGAACCGTAAACGGTACTGTGACATAAATCTTAACACTGGAGATTTGATTGTAGCTGAAAGAATTGACAGAGAAGCGCTTTGCGGCGAAAAGGCATCTTGTATCCTTAAATTTGACTTGATCTTAGAGGCACCTCTTGAATTGCACCGCATTTCACTACAAATACATGATATTAATGATAATCCACCTGTATTTACTAAAGATGAAATCAAGATAGAAATAAACGAATTCGCTCTAAAAGGATCTCGTTTCCGTGTTTTGGAGGCGCACGATGTAGATATTGGCCAAAACACAGTTCAAAGCTATGCATTACAGGCGAACAATTATTTAGTGCTTAAAATTCAGTCAAAATCAGATGGGGGTAAATTTGCAGAGCTAGTGTTGGATAAGGAGTTAGACCGCGAGGAGGAGCAGGAATTGAGACTACTGCTTACTGCACTAGATGGAGGCAGCCCTCAAAGAACTGGCACTGCAACTGTGCATGTGACTGTCCTGGATGCTAATGATAACGCTCCTGTGTTTAGCCAAACCGTGTATGAAGCTATTCTGCCTGAAAACTCTCCTCTAGATACTGTAGTTGTTACAGTGGCTGCAACTGATGCAGATGAAGGTCTAAATGGTGAGGTGACTTATGAATTAAGTCGCATTTCAGAATCAGGAAGAAGAGTATTTGCTTTAAATCACACCTCAggagaaattaaaataataggGCCTTTGGATTTCGAGGAGGAGTCAATGTATGAAATGCGCGTTGACGCCAAAGATGGATATGGCCTCACCTCAGAGTCCAAAGTTATCATTCAAATCTCCGACGTTAATGACAATCCAcctgaaataaatttaaaatctcTTAATAACCCCATACCTGAGAATGTGTCACGTGGTACAGAGGTGGGCATCATTAACGTGCAGGACAGAGACTCTGAGAATAACCGACAGGTCCGCTGCTCCATTCAGCAAAATGCCCCTTTTAAGTTGGTTCCTTCTATTAAAAACTACTATTCTCTGGTGACTACAGGACAACTGGACCGTGAACTAGTATCTGATTACAACATTACAATCACTGCCACTGACGAGGGCTCTccacctctgtcctcctctaaaACTGTTCAGTTATCTGTAGCAGACATCAACGACAACCCACCTGTGTTTGAGGAACAGTCCTACAGCGcatatgtgactgaaaataacaaacctGGCTCCACTTTATGTTCCGTTACTGCTCGAGACCCCGACTGGAGACAAAACGGTACAGTGATTTATTCTCTGTTACCTGGTGAGGTGAACGGAGCCCCGGTGTCCTCCTATGTATCCGTTAACGGGGACACGGGGGTGATCCACGCTGTGAGGTCGTTTGATTATGAACAGTTCAGGAGTTTTAAAGTGCACGTGATGGCCAGAGACAACGGTTCTCCTCCGCTCAGCAGCAACGTGACCGTCAGTGTGTTCATATCGGATGTGAATGACAACTCTCCTCAGATACTGTACCCTGCCCCGGAGGGCAACTCGTTCATGACCGAGCTGGTCCCCAAAGCTGCACACGGAGGCTCTCTGGTGTCCAAAGTGATAGCGGTGGACGCGGACTCCGGACAGAACGCCTGGCTGTCGTATCATATAGTCAAATCCACTGATCCGGGACTTTTCAGTATTGGTCTCCACAGCGGAGAGATCAGGACACAGCGGGACATTTCTGAATCTGACAGCATGAAACAGAACCTCATTGTGTCAGTGAAAGATAACGGacagccctctctctctgccacctgttccatgtatttacttatttctgATAACTTGGCTGAGGTCCCAGAACTGAAGGATATTTCTTATGATGAGAAGAATTCCAAACTGACCTCTTATCTGATCATCGCGCTGGTGTCAGTTTCCACCTTTTTTCTGAccttcattatcatcatcctgGGTGTGAGGTTTTGTCGCAGGAGGAAGCCCAGACTGTTGTTTGATGGAGCAGTTGCCATCCCCAGCGCTTATCTCCCTCCTAATTACGCAGATGTTGACGGCACAGGAACTTTACGCAGCACTTACAATTATGACGCCTACTTGACAACAGGATCTAGAACCAGTGACTTTAAGTTCGTAACATCTTACAATGACAACACTCTGCCTGCTGACCAGACTCTGAGGAAAAATCCCACAGACTTTGCAGAAGTGTTTGGTCTGCCAGATGAGTCTCCAGAGGTAGGCCACTTCATTTTTTGTATCTAA
- the LOC137188821 gene encoding protocadherin gamma-A4-like, with protein MGDKGFSALGTIFCFASIIVTLHLVYGDLSYSIPEEMKRDSVIGNIAKDLSLDLRTLSSRKARVDFEGTRKRYCDINLNTGDLITSGRIDRESLCSKKPSCIVKVDLVLENPLELHRITLHIQDVNDNSPKFKKNLIEMEIRESAENGNRFSIEEAHDADIGQNAVQRYNLQQNDNFILAVDSNKVELVLENKLDREKQKEINLLLTALDGGSPQRSGTVVIHVTVLDANDNAPVFSQAVYKAILPENSPPDTTVIRVSATDADEGVNGDVTYDFGHVSDDDVNVFSIDPTTGEIRVTGVIDFEDSSSFEMRVEAKDGLGLTSYAKVIIDVTDVNDNAPVIYLKSLTNPIPENVSPGTEVGIINVQDRDSENNGQVRCSIQQNVPFKLVPSIKNYYSLVTTGQLDRELVSDYNITITATDEGSPPLSSSKTVQLSVADINDNPPVFEEQSYSAYVTENNKPGSTLCSVTARDPDWRQNGTVIYSLLPGEVNGAPVSSYVSVNGDTGVIHAVRSFDYEQFRSFKVHVMARDNGSPPLSSNVTVSVFISDVNDNSPQILYPAPEGNSFMTELVPKAAHGGSLVSKVIAVDADSGQNAWLSYHIVKSTDPGLFSIGLHSGEIRTQRDISESDSMKQNLIVSVKDNGQPSLSATCSMYLLISDNLAEVPELKDISYDEKNSKLTSYLIIALVSVSTFFLTFIIIILGVRFCRRRKPRLLFDGAVAIPSAYLPPNYADVDGTGTLRSTYNYDAYLTTGSRTSDFKFVSSYNDNTLPADQTLRKSPSDFADPFQDLEASVEVGTIQKTPYNRCMSCSFAKLSDVCLAELH; from the exons ATGGGAGACAAAGGATTTTCAGCGCTTGGTACAATCTTCTGCTTTGCTTCCATTATTGTAACGCTGCACCTCGTTTATGGAGACCTGAGTTATTCTATTCCAGAAGAGATGAAACGCGACTCTGTTATTGGAAATATAGCCAAAGATCTGAGTCTCGACCTGAGGACTTTATCTTCACGAAAGGCCCGTGTTGATTTTGAAGGGACTCGTAAACGGTACTGTGACATTAATCTGAATACCGGAGATTTGATCACATCGGGAAGAATTGACAGAGAAAGCCTTTGTAGCAAGAAACCTTCCTGCATTGTCAAAGTGGACCTGGTGTTAGAAAATCCTTTGGAACTTCATCGCATAACTCTTCACATTCAAGATGTAAATGATAACTCGCCGAAATTCAAGAAAAATTTGATTGAAATGGAAATAAGGGAGTCAGCTGAAAACGGTAACCGCTTCTCAATCGAGGAGGCCCATGACGCAGATATAGGTCAAAATGCTGTTCAAAGGTACAACCTACAGCAGAACGACAACTTTATTCTCGCCGTTGACAGCAACAAGGTTGAACTCGTGCTGGAGAATAAACTTGATCGAGAAAAGCAAAAAGAGATTAATTTGCTTCTCACAGCTTTAGATGGTGGCTCTCCTCAGAGATCAGGTACAGTAGTCATACACGTCACTGTATTGGATGCTAATGATAACGCCCCAGTGTTTAGCCAGGCCGTTTATAAAGCCATTCTGCCGGAAAACTCTCCTCCAGATACCACAGTGATTCGTGTCAGTGCTACTGACGCAGATGAAGGAGTGAATGGAGATGTGACATATGACTTTGGCCATGTGTCAGACGatgatgtaaatgtattttctattgACCCTACAACGGGAGAAATTAGAGTTACTGGTGTGATTGATTTTGAAGACAGTAGTTCTTTTGAAATGAGAGTGGAAGCTAAAGATGGTTTAGGGCTAACCTCATACGCCAAAGTTATAATAGATGTTACGGATGTAAATGACAATGCTCCAGTGATATATCTGAAATCACTGACTAACCCCATACCTGAGAATGTGTCACCTGGTACAGAGGTGGGCATCATTAACGTGCAGGACAGAGACTCTGAGAACAACGGACAGGTCCGCTGCTCCATTCAGCAAAACGTCCCTTTTAAGTTGGTTCCTTCTATTAAAAACTACTATTCTCTGGTAACTACAGGACAACTGGACCGTGAACTAGTGTCTGATTACAACATTACAATCACCGCCACTGACGAGGGCTCTccacctctgtcctcctctaaaACTGTTCAGTTATCTGTAGCAGACATCAACGACAACCCACCTGTGTTTGAGGAACAGTCCTACAGCGCATATGttactgaaaataacaaacctGGCTCCACTCTATGTTCCGTTACTGCTCGAGACCCCGACTGGAGACAAAACGGTACAGTGATTTATTCTCTGTTACCTGGTGAG GTGAACGGAGCCCCGGTGTCCTCCTATGTATCTGTTAACGGGGACACGGGGGTGATCCACGCCGTGAGGTCGTTTGATTATGAACAGTTCAGGAGTTTTAAAGTTCACGTGATGGCCAGAGACAACGGTTCTCCTCCGCTCAGCAGCAACGTGACCGTCAGTGTGTTCATATCGGATGTGAATGACAACTCTCCTCAGATACTGTACCCCGCCCCGGAGGGCAACTCCTTCATGACCGAGCTGGTCCCCAAAGCTGCACACGGAGGCTCTCTGGTATCCAAAGTAATAGCGGTGGACGCGGACTCCGGACAGAACGCCTGGCTGTCCTATCATATAGTCAAATCCACTGATCCGGGACTTTTCAGTATTGGTCTCCATAGCGGAGAGATCAGGACACAGCGAGACATTTCTGAATCTGACAGCATGAAACAGAACCTTATTGTGTCAGTGAAAGATAACGGacagccctctctctctgccacctgttccatgtatttacttatttctgATAACTTGGCTGAGGTCCCAGAACTGAAGGATATTTCTTACGATGAGAAGAATTCCAAACTGACCTCTTATCTGATCATCGCGCTGGTGTCAGTTTCCACCTTTTTTCTGACtttcattatcatcatcctgGGTGTGAGGTTTTGTCGCAGGAGAAAGCCCAGACTGTTGTTTGATGGAGCAGTTGCCATCCCCAGCGCTTATCTCCCTCCTAATTACGCAGATGTTGACGGCACAGGAACTTTACGCAGCACTTACAATTATGACGCCTACTTGACAACAGGATCTAGAACCAGTGACTTTAAGTTCGTCAGTTCATACAATGACAACACTCTGCCTGCTGACCAGACTCTGAGGAAAAGTCCATCAGACTTTGCTGATCCATTCCAAGATTTGGAGGCGTCTGTAGAGGTAGGAACCATTCAAAAGACTCCTTATAACAGATGCATGTCTTGCTCCTTTGCTAAGTTGTCCGACGTCTGTCTGGCTGAGCTCCATTag